Proteins co-encoded in one Candidatus Methanomethylicota archaeon genomic window:
- a CDS encoding branched-chain amino acid ABC transporter permease produces the protein MITVKSILRSFRDASSIGVILFLAASLMIPFTGHELLTAILLTLLELTVLTYSINIITGFTGYVSFGHAVFYGIGAYATAVIVINFHSIGLPPYIYSIVGGAVAALFATLIGIPVLRLRGAYFAIATLSVNVAVQVAVSNIEALGGAFGLPLARYISYDITSAYLSLWIVLCFALAFTLWLSRSEFGYCLKAIREDELVANVMGVNTTLYKTLAFVVSGFIAGIVGGIMGIIHVYVSVEYFKTDMAVKMLVSMMMGGAGTVLGPLIGSVIYYFVEYAVLTSFPYLHLLIFGAILIGIVLFIPGGIIELLGRKIGGLR, from the coding sequence ATGATTACTGTTAAGAGTATTTTGAGAAGCTTCAGAGATGCTTCGTCGATTGGTGTTATATTGTTCTTGGCTGCCTCATTAATGATACCCTTCACAGGTCATGAGCTCTTAACAGCAATACTCTTAACATTACTTGAATTAACTGTACTCACATATAGCATAAATATTATCACTGGATTTACGGGGTACGTTAGTTTTGGTCATGCAGTATTTTATGGTATAGGAGCATATGCTACAGCAGTTATTGTGATAAACTTCCATAGCATAGGTTTACCCCCATACATATATTCTATTGTAGGAGGGGCTGTAGCAGCTCTATTTGCCACTTTAATTGGAATTCCAGTTCTTAGGTTGAGGGGGGCATACTTTGCTATAGCTACATTAAGTGTGAATGTTGCAGTTCAAGTGGCTGTAAGCAATATTGAGGCTCTTGGAGGGGCTTTCGGATTACCATTAGCAAGATATATATCCTATGATATAACTTCTGCTTATCTCAGTTTATGGATTGTCTTATGCTTTGCATTAGCCTTTACATTATGGTTGTCTAGATCTGAGTTTGGATATTGTTTGAAAGCGATAAGGGAGGATGAATTGGTAGCTAATGTTATGGGGGTGAATACAACACTATATAAGACTCTAGCTTTTGTAGTGAGTGGTTTCATTGCGGGTATTGTTGGCGGTATAATGGGTATAATACATGTATATGTTAGCGTAGAGTATTTTAAAACAGATATGGCTGTTAAGATGCTCGTATCCATGATGATGGGGGGTGCTGGGACAGTTTTAGGTCCACTCATAGGGTCAGTAATTTACTATTTTGTGGAATATGCTGTTTTAACGAGCTTCCCATACCTACATTTACTCATTTTTGGTGCAATATTAATTGGGATTGTACTCTTCATTCCGGGAGGGATTATTGAATTATTGGGTAGGAAGATTGGGGGGTTGAGGTAG